The Oscillatoria sp. FACHB-1407 genome contains a region encoding:
- a CDS encoding ABC1 kinase family protein produces MPTATSTVLDPTPDTSVVIVDSDQRVPASGQSRLGSAYAGDDEALRYDPVAIADFYRNRPFPVWRRAFIIVWGFLVFGLRLWWDRQTGQIEKNQPRRAQQVREILTRLGPAYIKIGQALSTRPDLVPPRYLEELTLLQDQLPPFPNEVAFQFIEEELGDRPEHIYAELSPHPIAAASLGQVYKGKLKSGETVAVKVQRPGLAQLITLDIHILRQLAIWATKSFKRIRSDLVGIMDEFGARIFEEMDYTHEGHNAERFAKLYGHLKDIYVPRIYWEYTHRRVLTMEWITGTKLTQPAAIRAQGVDAAYLIDVGVQCSLRQLLEHGFFHADPHPGNLLATPDGKLAYLDFGMMSEVKPEQRYGLIEAVVHMVNRDFEGLAHDYVNLEFLSPDTDLTPIIPALANVFGNALGASVAELNFKSITDQLSALMYEYPFRVPAYYALIIRSLVTLEGIAINVDPNFKVLSKAYPYISKRLLTDPSPQLRSSLRDLLFKDGNFRWNRLENLLRNARDSQDYDLTQVLDQAVDFLFSERGEFIREYLTEEIIKGIDNFGYTTLKRFTNGVRERFNLNGHKPTAHDATVNPNGQKNNLDHILRIVAILQETPGFDATQLLPLIPRLLGKPETQQMGQRIAGGLAQRAAARLIREFLLPEETSQNGHKAVRSGFSNGAIAKQPQAALPKATAR; encoded by the coding sequence ATGCCAACTGCGACCTCAACCGTGCTTGATCCCACCCCTGATACATCAGTGGTTATTGTCGATTCTGATCAGCGGGTGCCTGCGAGTGGGCAATCCCGATTGGGTTCTGCTTACGCAGGGGATGACGAAGCACTGCGTTACGACCCGGTGGCGATCGCGGACTTTTATCGCAACAGACCTTTCCCAGTGTGGAGACGGGCATTCATTATTGTCTGGGGATTTCTGGTCTTTGGGTTGCGCCTCTGGTGGGATCGGCAGACCGGACAGATTGAAAAGAATCAACCTCGCCGAGCACAACAGGTGCGAGAGATCCTGACTCGTCTGGGTCCCGCTTACATCAAGATTGGGCAGGCTCTTTCAACCCGTCCTGATCTGGTGCCCCCCCGTTATCTCGAAGAACTGACTCTATTACAAGACCAATTGCCGCCCTTCCCCAATGAGGTCGCATTTCAGTTCATTGAGGAAGAGTTGGGCGATCGCCCAGAACATATCTACGCCGAGTTGTCACCGCACCCGATCGCGGCCGCTTCCTTGGGTCAGGTCTATAAAGGCAAACTTAAAAGCGGTGAAACAGTTGCTGTGAAGGTGCAGCGTCCCGGTTTAGCACAACTGATTACCCTCGATATCCACATTCTGCGGCAACTAGCCATCTGGGCAACCAAGTCCTTTAAACGCATCCGTAGTGATCTGGTGGGCATTATGGATGAGTTTGGTGCCCGGATTTTTGAGGAAATGGACTACACCCACGAGGGGCACAACGCCGAACGGTTTGCCAAACTCTATGGGCACCTGAAAGATATCTACGTCCCGCGCATCTATTGGGAATACACGCACCGTCGGGTGCTCACCATGGAGTGGATCACCGGGACTAAACTCACTCAACCCGCTGCGATTCGAGCACAGGGTGTAGACGCAGCCTACTTAATTGATGTTGGGGTGCAGTGCTCGTTGCGGCAATTGTTGGAACACGGATTTTTCCACGCTGACCCCCATCCTGGAAACCTATTGGCGACTCCTGATGGCAAGTTGGCATACCTCGACTTTGGCATGATGAGTGAGGTCAAGCCAGAGCAGCGTTATGGCTTGATTGAAGCTGTGGTTCACATGGTGAACCGTGACTTTGAGGGATTAGCCCACGATTACGTCAATCTAGAATTTCTTAGCCCCGACACTGATCTGACTCCGATCATCCCGGCACTCGCCAATGTGTTTGGCAATGCTTTGGGAGCCAGTGTTGCCGAGTTGAACTTCAAAAGCATTACGGATCAACTCTCGGCGTTGATGTACGAGTATCCATTCCGGGTGCCTGCTTATTATGCGCTGATCATCCGATCGCTGGTGACGCTAGAAGGGATCGCGATCAACGTTGATCCAAACTTCAAAGTGTTAAGTAAGGCGTATCCCTACATCTCGAAGCGGCTGTTAACAGACCCTTCGCCCCAGTTGCGATCGTCCCTGCGCGATTTGCTGTTCAAGGATGGCAACTTCCGCTGGAACCGTCTGGAAAACCTGCTGCGAAATGCGCGGGATAGCCAGGATTATGACCTGACGCAGGTCTTAGATCAGGCAGTCGATTTCCTCTTTTCAGAGCGTGGAGAGTTCATCCGAGAATATCTGACTGAGGAAATCATCAAAGGCATTGATAACTTTGGCTACACCACCTTAAAGCGGTTTACCAATGGGGTGCGAGAGCGGTTTAACTTGAATGGGCATAAACCGACCGCTCATGATGCTACGGTCAACCCCAACGGACAAAAGAACAACCTCGACCACATTCTGCGAATTGTGGCGATTTTACAGGAAACCCCTGGATTCGATGCAACTCAGCTACTACCGTTGATCCCTCGTCTGTTAGGAAAACCAGAAACCCAACAGATGGGACAGCGAATCGCTGGAGGATTGGCACAACGGGCAGCCGCTCGCCTGATTCGAGAGTTTTTGTTGCCAGAAGAGACATCCCAGAACGGCCACAAAGCCGTGCGAAGTGGTTTTTCAAACGGGGCGATCGCCAAACAGCCTCAAGCGGCATTACCTAAGGCAACAGCACGATAG
- a CDS encoding DUF5602 domain-containing protein: MFESDPQPLGEGTVRTYVKLDAQNQLQEVGVILTEAALADLPDDATEYVLQLPPQATGIAFTHVGLDWRSHGHPPAPIYGSPHFDVHFYTLTPEEREQITATGSDLEKAYLAPASDLIPAGYVLAPDSAEPRMGAHWIDPTSEEFQGTPHGFSHTLIYGFYNGEMAFLEPMITLDFLKSQQEFEGTFAVPTQYSKEGLYPSAYNITYNEATQEHTVGLTGFTQP; the protein is encoded by the coding sequence ATGTTTGAAAGTGACCCTCAACCGCTAGGAGAGGGTACAGTTCGCACCTACGTTAAACTGGATGCCCAAAATCAGCTTCAAGAAGTTGGGGTGATTTTAACGGAAGCTGCCCTTGCTGACCTGCCCGATGATGCAACGGAGTATGTTTTACAATTGCCGCCACAAGCCACTGGTATAGCATTCACCCACGTTGGGCTCGACTGGCGATCGCATGGACACCCACCTGCCCCAATTTACGGTTCACCTCACTTTGATGTGCATTTCTACACGCTCACCCCTGAAGAACGAGAACAGATCACAGCGACTGGCTCTGATTTAGAGAAAGCTTATCTGGCTCCCGCTTCAGACTTGATTCCAGCAGGATATGTTTTAGCTCCAGATAGCGCAGAACCGCGCATGGGTGCTCATTGGATTGATCCAACTTCAGAAGAGTTTCAAGGAACCCCGCATGGGTTTAGTCACACGCTGATCTATGGTTTTTACAACGGTGAGATGGCATTTCTAGAACCCATGATCACTCTAGATTTTCTGAAGAGCCAACAAGAGTTTGAAGGAACTTTTGCCGTTCCCACTCAATATTCCAAAGAAGGGTTATACCCCTCTGCTTACAACATCACTTACAACGAAGCAACACAAGAACATACGGTTGGATTGACTGGGTTCACTCAGCCATAA
- a CDS encoding circularly permuted type 2 ATP-grasp protein: protein MLLQNYDPGDFYDELFAAKGQPRPEATLLVERINSLSMDALQYRQQSARTALFRWGATFNVYSNNEGTERILPFDIIPRIVSASDWAWLERGLKQRIHALNLFLSDIYDEQKILKDKVIPEELIYSASGFLKPCMGLKPPQNIWCHITGTDLVRDRDGQWYVLEDNLRCPSGISYVLENRRVMKTTFPLVFNQMNILPVDDYASQLLEALLNLAPSSLPDPTVAVLTPGIYNSAYFEHSFLAQQMGVELVEGRDLVVSDGYVQMRTTKGLKRVDVLYRRIDDEFIDPQAFRPDSLLGIPGLMEVYRSGRVALANALGTGVADDKVIYAYVPQIIRYYLGEDAMIPNVPTYLCWEDQQQEHVLANLDKLVVKAANESGGYGMLVGPHATPAQRTEFAQRIIAQPRNYIAQPTLCLSRVPTLIDGGIEGCHVDLRPYILYGKDIYVNPGGFTRVALRRGSLVVNSSQGGGGKDTWVVG, encoded by the coding sequence GTGCTACTCCAGAACTACGACCCAGGGGACTTTTACGACGAACTGTTTGCGGCAAAGGGGCAACCTCGACCCGAAGCCACCTTGCTCGTGGAGCGCATCAACTCCCTTTCGATGGATGCGTTGCAATATCGCCAGCAGTCCGCCCGAACCGCACTGTTTCGGTGGGGGGCAACGTTCAACGTCTACAGCAACAACGAAGGAACCGAACGCATTTTGCCCTTCGACATCATTCCGCGCATTGTCTCCGCGAGTGACTGGGCGTGGTTGGAGCGTGGGTTGAAACAGCGCATCCATGCCCTGAATTTGTTCTTGAGTGACATCTACGACGAGCAAAAAATCCTCAAAGATAAGGTCATCCCAGAAGAGTTGATCTATTCAGCCAGTGGTTTTTTGAAACCCTGCATGGGCTTAAAGCCGCCGCAAAATATTTGGTGCCATATCACGGGGACTGATCTAGTGCGCGATCGCGACGGTCAATGGTACGTCCTCGAAGATAACCTCCGCTGTCCTTCTGGCATCTCCTATGTCTTAGAAAATCGGCGGGTGATGAAGACCACCTTCCCGCTCGTCTTCAACCAGATGAATATCCTGCCTGTGGATGATTATGCCAGCCAGTTGTTAGAGGCACTGCTGAATTTGGCTCCATCCAGCTTACCTGACCCAACCGTAGCCGTGTTAACGCCCGGCATCTACAACTCCGCCTACTTTGAGCACTCCTTCTTAGCCCAACAGATGGGCGTGGAACTGGTGGAAGGTCGCGATCTGGTGGTGTCGGATGGCTACGTGCAAATGCGAACAACCAAGGGGTTAAAGCGAGTCGATGTACTCTACCGCCGGATCGACGATGAATTTATTGATCCACAAGCGTTTCGTCCCGACTCGCTGCTCGGTATTCCGGGCTTAATGGAGGTCTATCGATCGGGACGGGTTGCCCTCGCGAATGCCCTGGGAACTGGAGTGGCAGACGACAAGGTCATCTATGCCTACGTTCCCCAAATTATCCGCTACTACCTGGGCGAAGATGCCATGATTCCCAACGTGCCGACCTATCTGTGTTGGGAAGATCAGCAACAAGAGCATGTCTTGGCGAACCTCGACAAACTGGTCGTGAAGGCAGCAAACGAATCGGGTGGGTATGGCATGTTGGTCGGTCCTCATGCGACTCCTGCTCAACGCACTGAGTTTGCCCAACGCATCATTGCTCAACCGCGCAACTACATCGCGCAACCAACCCTATGCCTATCGCGGGTCCCCACTTTAATCGATGGGGGCATTGAGGGCTGTCATGTGGATTTGCGCCCCTACATCCTCTATGGCAAAGACATTTATGTGAATCCCGGTGGCTTTACACGAGTTGCCCTGCGGCGCGGTTCCCTCGTGGTGAACTCCTCCCAGGGAGGTGGTGGCAAAGATACATGGGTTGTGGGGTAA
- a CDS encoding pentapeptide repeat-containing protein, producing the protein MSSMTMRYAIAAIAFVFASSIGNAAIAQSQEDLQRLIETGSCPSCDLDNADLSGLNLTRANLRGASLIGANLSNTNLTRADLSNALLNTANLSGANLRFAVLRNATLQGARMNPAADFTGANLDGAVMPNGNFRPVTPVEP; encoded by the coding sequence ATGTCCAGTATGACTATGAGGTACGCGATCGCTGCGATCGCCTTTGTGTTCGCTAGCTCGATCGGTAACGCAGCAATTGCTCAATCTCAAGAAGACTTACAACGCCTGATTGAAACGGGGTCTTGTCCCTCCTGTGACCTCGACAATGCTGATCTCAGTGGCTTAAATCTGACTCGGGCTAATCTGCGAGGGGCTTCGTTGATTGGAGCGAATCTTTCAAACACCAATCTCACCCGCGCAGATCTCAGCAATGCCCTGCTGAATACCGCAAACCTCAGTGGCGCAAACCTGCGTTTTGCTGTTTTGAGAAATGCTACCCTCCAGGGAGCCAGAATGAACCCTGCGGCTGATTTTACTGGAGCTAACCTGGATGGAGCCGTTATGCCCAACGGTAACTTCCGCCCGGTGACACCTGTTGAGCCATGA
- the recN gene encoding DNA repair protein RecN — protein MLISLQIENFALVDRLELEFGSGFNVLTGETGAGKSIILDALDAALGGKVNNRAVRTGEERAIVEATFDLDPSLIAWLTEQQIELVDQMTLVCSRELTVSRGNVRSRSRVNGVLVNKQQMEFLRDRLVEITAQGQTVQLGQPNLQREWLDAFGGRDLMQQREVVAAAYAAYQSASQALEKRRQFEQQRLQQLDLFEYQAKELREANLSDPDELTQLEQERERLSHTVELQQQSYQVYQAIYQNDNGGEACADLLGRAESLLMDMERYDPQIQPILEMVSSALAQVEEAGRQINMYGEGLEADPDRLQTVQSRIGQLKQICRKYGPTLAEAIAYSRRLKSDLEELTGGEQSVEVLEQNFNQRQSELKQVCDQLTELRRTTAKALEELLLSELKPLAMEKVQFRVEIVNCPPTAYGADRVTFLFSPNPGEPLQPLTEIASGGEMSRFLLALKACFTQIDSVGTMVFDEIDVGVSGRVTQAIAEKLHHLGLRHQVLCVTHQPIVAAMADFHFRVSKQVIDHPGTTVTPTKRSRSKANGSQPEEAVATATAVDDVRTVVRVERLDLPQRREELAQLAGGKSDQDAIAFADSLLSQAASSRSTAQAKYNHPNHAPAASNGSASSAPVETVEPNEKPDLQPTPTAKPATAAKSRSRAKR, from the coding sequence ATGCTAATCTCCCTTCAAATCGAAAACTTTGCCCTGGTTGACCGTTTAGAGTTGGAATTTGGCTCTGGATTCAATGTCTTAACGGGTGAAACTGGTGCTGGAAAATCTATTATTTTGGATGCACTCGATGCAGCGTTGGGCGGTAAAGTCAATAACCGCGCCGTTCGCACGGGTGAAGAACGGGCTATTGTCGAAGCGACCTTTGACCTCGACCCTTCACTCATTGCGTGGCTGACTGAACAACAAATTGAACTGGTTGATCAGATGACCCTGGTGTGTAGCCGCGAGTTGACGGTGAGTCGGGGCAACGTCCGTAGTCGATCGCGGGTCAATGGCGTGCTGGTTAACAAACAGCAGATGGAGTTTTTGCGCGATCGCCTGGTCGAGATCACCGCGCAGGGACAAACCGTGCAACTGGGGCAACCCAACCTCCAACGCGAATGGCTCGATGCCTTTGGGGGCAGAGACTTGATGCAACAGCGTGAGGTGGTTGCCGCCGCCTATGCCGCTTATCAGTCTGCCTCGCAGGCGTTGGAGAAACGTCGCCAGTTTGAGCAGCAACGCCTGCAACAGTTGGATTTGTTTGAATATCAAGCCAAGGAACTGCGGGAAGCCAACTTGAGCGACCCGGACGAGTTGACTCAGCTAGAGCAAGAGCGCGAACGCCTCAGTCATACGGTTGAGTTGCAACAACAGAGCTATCAGGTCTATCAGGCGATCTACCAGAACGATAACGGGGGTGAAGCCTGTGCCGACCTGTTGGGCAGAGCCGAGAGCTTGCTGATGGACATGGAGCGGTATGATCCGCAGATTCAGCCCATTTTAGAGATGGTGAGCTCGGCTCTGGCGCAAGTCGAAGAAGCCGGACGTCAGATCAATATGTATGGCGAAGGCTTGGAAGCTGACCCGGATCGATTGCAAACGGTGCAATCCCGGATTGGGCAACTCAAGCAGATTTGTCGCAAATATGGTCCTACCCTGGCGGAGGCGATCGCCTACTCGCGCCGACTCAAATCAGACTTGGAGGAACTCACAGGCGGAGAACAGTCGGTTGAAGTGTTGGAGCAAAACTTCAACCAGCGGCAAAGCGAACTCAAGCAGGTCTGTGATCAGTTAACGGAGTTACGCCGCACCACCGCCAAAGCGTTGGAGGAGTTGCTGCTGAGCGAACTCAAACCTCTGGCGATGGAGAAGGTGCAGTTCCGGGTGGAGATTGTCAATTGCCCGCCGACTGCCTACGGAGCCGATCGCGTCACATTCTTGTTTAGCCCCAACCCTGGGGAACCGCTGCAACCGTTGACCGAGATCGCCTCTGGTGGTGAGATGAGCCGATTTCTCTTAGCACTGAAGGCATGCTTTACCCAGATCGACTCTGTCGGCACAATGGTCTTCGACGAAATCGACGTGGGTGTTTCTGGACGAGTCACTCAGGCGATCGCTGAGAAATTACATCATCTGGGCTTACGCCATCAGGTGCTCTGTGTGACGCACCAACCGATTGTGGCAGCGATGGCAGACTTCCATTTCCGGGTCAGCAAACAGGTGATTGATCACCCTGGAACGACGGTTACCCCAACAAAACGTAGCCGCAGCAAAGCCAATGGTAGTCAACCTGAAGAAGCTGTTGCCACCGCCACTGCTGTCGATGATGTGAGAACGGTCGTCCGGGTGGAACGATTAGACCTGCCTCAACGTCGAGAGGAATTGGCGCAACTGGCAGGGGGTAAATCGGATCAGGATGCGATCGCCTTTGCAGACTCGCTGTTGTCTCAAGCGGCGAGTAGCCGTTCGACGGCCCAGGCAAAGTACAACCACCCCAACCATGCCCCTGCGGCATCAAACGGGAGTGCCTCTTCTGCACCCGTTGAGACGGTTGAGCCAAACGAAAAGCCTGATTTGCAACCAACCCCCACTGCGAAACCTGCGACTGCTGCGAAATCCAGATCTCGCGCTAAACGATAA
- a CDS encoding valine--tRNA ligase, protein MTATIPNLPSQYDPELTEAKWQKFWEEKHVFKADPNAGGEPYCVVIPPPNVTGSLHMGHAFENALIDTLVRYHRMAGRNTLWLPGTDHASIAVQTLLEKELRQQGKSRFDVGRDAFLQRAWEWKEESGGTIVGQLRRLGVSVDWSRERFTMDEGLSKAVLHAFVQLYQEGLIYRGNYLVNWCPASQSAVSDLEVDNQEVNGHLWHFRYPLTDGSGFVEVATTRPETMLGDTAVAVNPDDDRYKHLVGKTLTLPIMNREIPIIADEYVDASFGTGCVKVTPAHDPNDFEMGKRHNLPMINILNKDGTLNENGGPFQGLDRFDARKKVVQRLEEDGFLVRIEDYKHMVPYSERGKVPVEPLLSTQWFTKIRPLADRALDFLDNQTEPVFVPERWTKVYRDWLVSLRDWCISRQLWWGHQIPAWYAVSETGGEITDNTPFFVATNEADARAQAIAQFGEGVQLQQDPDVLDTWFSSGLWPFSTMGWPDRTPDLDTYYPTTTLVTGFDIIFFWVARMTMMAGHFTGQMPFKTVYIHGLVRDENNKKMSKSANNGIDPLILINKYGTDALRYTLIREVAGAGQDIRLEYNRKTDESASVEASRNFTNKLWNAARFAMMNLDGQTPQQLGAPHANVDIATLPLAERWILSRYHQVVKQTRDYIDNYGLGEAAKGLYEFIWGDFCDWYIELAKPRLQKEVGDRKLTQQTLAYVLEGILRLLHPFMPHITEEIWQTLTQSNAETTSDNGSQAKPNVLALQAYPAVDEGLINPELEQQFDLLFGTIRTIRNLRAEAEIKPSMKIQTILQTENVREQEILTAGQTYIRELAKVENLTIISGEPQTAVADSPTGAIADSPDLEETTPPRRRRLSWLTQNRKPLTNALLLSGAFLLFKLTLDVLNTVRNLAIIAPMLELIGFGYTVWFVYRYLLRSRDRQELAANLNSLKTQIVGKLDTEPQVSGAPTPTVPPAPTAPSIPDQQMFAGVVGTVQVLIPLAGVVDVEALQAKLRKDLAKVEAEAKALSDRLSNPNFVDRAPADIVQGARDALAEALKQAEILRDRLLRL, encoded by the coding sequence ATGACTGCAACCATTCCCAATTTGCCCAGTCAATACGACCCCGAACTTACTGAAGCCAAGTGGCAAAAGTTTTGGGAAGAAAAACACGTATTTAAAGCTGACCCGAATGCGGGTGGTGAGCCGTATTGCGTCGTTATCCCTCCACCCAACGTGACGGGCAGCTTGCACATGGGTCACGCCTTTGAAAACGCCCTGATCGACACGCTCGTGCGCTATCACCGCATGGCAGGGCGCAACACGCTATGGCTACCGGGAACGGATCACGCCAGCATTGCCGTACAAACGTTACTGGAAAAAGAACTGCGGCAACAGGGCAAGAGCCGCTTTGATGTCGGGCGAGATGCCTTTTTGCAGCGTGCCTGGGAATGGAAAGAAGAATCAGGTGGCACGATCGTCGGTCAGTTGCGCCGTTTGGGAGTGTCGGTGGACTGGTCACGCGAACGCTTCACCATGGATGAAGGCTTATCGAAGGCCGTGCTTCATGCCTTTGTGCAGCTTTATCAGGAAGGGCTGATCTATCGGGGCAACTATCTGGTGAACTGGTGCCCTGCCAGTCAGTCAGCGGTTTCCGATTTAGAAGTTGACAACCAGGAGGTGAATGGGCACCTCTGGCATTTCCGCTACCCCCTGACGGATGGCTCTGGCTTTGTCGAGGTTGCTACGACCCGACCCGAAACGATGCTGGGTGACACTGCCGTTGCGGTGAATCCTGATGACGATCGCTACAAACATCTGGTGGGTAAGACGCTGACGCTGCCGATCATGAATCGGGAGATTCCCATCATTGCCGATGAATATGTTGATGCCTCCTTTGGAACGGGCTGTGTCAAAGTGACCCCTGCCCACGACCCGAATGACTTTGAAATGGGCAAACGCCACAACCTGCCGATGATTAACATCCTCAATAAGGACGGCACGTTGAATGAAAATGGTGGCCCCTTCCAGGGACTCGATCGCTTTGATGCTCGCAAAAAAGTGGTACAGCGATTGGAGGAAGATGGCTTCCTGGTTCGCATCGAAGACTACAAGCACATGGTGCCCTACAGCGAACGGGGCAAGGTTCCCGTGGAACCGTTGCTCTCGACGCAATGGTTTACCAAGATTCGTCCCCTCGCCGATCGCGCCCTTGACTTTTTAGATAACCAAACTGAACCTGTCTTTGTCCCCGAACGGTGGACGAAGGTCTATCGCGATTGGCTGGTGAGTCTGCGCGACTGGTGTATCTCGCGTCAGTTGTGGTGGGGACACCAGATTCCCGCCTGGTATGCCGTCAGTGAAACGGGCGGTGAGATTACCGACAACACGCCTTTCTTTGTCGCGACGAACGAAGCTGACGCACGCGCACAGGCGATCGCCCAATTTGGCGAAGGCGTGCAGCTACAACAAGATCCCGATGTGCTTGATACCTGGTTTTCATCAGGATTGTGGCCCTTCTCCACGATGGGCTGGCCCGATCGCACGCCGGATCTAGACACCTACTATCCCACCACAACCCTGGTGACGGGGTTTGACATCATCTTCTTCTGGGTTGCCCGGATGACCATGATGGCGGGTCACTTCACCGGACAGATGCCCTTCAAGACGGTCTACATCCATGGGTTGGTGCGGGATGAAAACAACAAGAAGATGTCGAAGTCTGCCAACAACGGCATCGACCCCCTCATCCTGATCAACAAGTACGGCACGGATGCCCTGCGCTATACCCTGATTCGTGAGGTGGCTGGAGCCGGGCAAGACATTCGCCTGGAATATAACCGCAAGACCGACGAGTCCGCCTCGGTGGAAGCCTCCCGCAACTTCACCAACAAGCTGTGGAATGCGGCTCGGTTCGCCATGATGAACCTCGACGGTCAAACGCCCCAACAATTGGGCGCACCCCACGCCAACGTGGATATCGCTACCCTTCCTCTGGCGGAACGATGGATTCTATCGCGCTATCACCAGGTGGTGAAGCAAACCCGCGATTACATCGACAACTACGGTTTGGGTGAAGCGGCCAAAGGGTTGTACGAGTTCATCTGGGGCGACTTCTGCGACTGGTATATCGAGCTTGCCAAACCTCGTCTGCAAAAGGAAGTGGGCGATCGCAAGCTGACCCAACAGACCCTCGCCTACGTTCTGGAAGGGATTCTGCGACTGTTGCACCCCTTCATGCCCCACATCACGGAGGAGATCTGGCAGACGTTGACCCAGAGCAACGCCGAAACCACCAGCGACAATGGCAGTCAGGCAAAACCCAACGTTCTAGCTCTGCAAGCCTACCCCGCAGTGGATGAGGGGCTGATTAACCCAGAGTTAGAGCAACAGTTCGACCTGCTGTTTGGCACAATCCGCACAATTCGTAACCTGCGGGCTGAGGCGGAGATCAAACCCTCCATGAAAATTCAGACTATTTTGCAAACGGAAAATGTCCGCGAGCAGGAGATCCTCACCGCTGGGCAGACCTACATTCGCGAGTTAGCCAAAGTCGAGAACCTGACCATTATTAGTGGTGAACCGCAAACCGCAGTTGCCGATTCCCCAACCGGGGCGATCGCTGACAGTCCTGACCTGGAGGAAACGACTCCACCCCGTCGCCGACGCTTGTCCTGGTTGACCCAAAACCGCAAACCGCTGACCAATGCTCTGCTGTTGTCTGGGGCGTTTCTGCTGTTCAAGCTGACCCTCGATGTGCTCAACACCGTACGCAATCTGGCGATTATTGCTCCCATGCTGGAGCTAATCGGCTTTGGCTACACGGTCTGGTTTGTCTACCGCTATCTGTTGCGATCGCGCGATCGCCAGGAGCTAGCTGCAAACCTCAACAGCTTGAAAACTCAGATCGTCGGTAAACTGGACACGGAGCCTCAAGTTTCTGGGGCTCCAACTCCTACGGTTCCTCCTGCTCCCACGGCTCCTTCGATCCCCGACCAACAAATGTTTGCGGGTGTAGTGGGCACTGTCCAGGTTTTGATTCCCCTGGCAGGTGTTGTGGATGTCGAGGCACTTCAGGCTAAGCTGAGGAAAGATTTGGCAAAGGTGGAAGCCGAAGCGAAGGCATTGAGCGATCGCCTCAGCAATCCTAACTTTGTGGATCGTGCCCCGGCGGACATTGTTCAAGGGGCGAGGGATGCCCTGGCAGAGGCACTCAAGCAAGCGGAAATTTTGCGCGATCGCCTACTGCGTCTGTAA
- a CDS encoding DUF2806 domain-containing protein, producing MEIKDLAGFAEPITKLIEVVAAGCGRVTRSYFARKDAETKAYEMKVLAQTEYEIKQLYGSSDSVREIQLIGTAEIDNTNPPLLERASSRNEYQEAVRQQNLESVCAIAAEDLLHESQVPEEKPSQEWINRFFNSAEEISSEELQFIWGKILAGEIKRPRSFSLRTLETLRNVSKEEAEIFQNLSSYIASTRKGGILPAPGNFHSKHVDFLFEVDDDEIRSLVDAGLFLDNQAEMHYTEIFNKHGYTYLKFGEIALIIVSSGGGGVVLKSKSKYYFLTKAGSELLRLISDSVALHTTYIKYVIANDLYSESIIAGCSEGSLSFFLAPVDNKTGLPNLNEKTPFDISRPYEEEK from the coding sequence ATGGAAATCAAAGACCTAGCTGGATTTGCTGAACCCATAACAAAATTAATAGAGGTAGTAGCTGCGGGATGTGGGAGAGTTACACGTTCATATTTTGCAAGAAAGGACGCTGAGACTAAAGCATACGAAATGAAAGTCTTAGCCCAAACAGAATATGAAATTAAGCAATTGTACGGCAGCTCAGATAGCGTAAGAGAGATTCAACTAATAGGAACTGCCGAAATTGATAACACTAACCCTCCACTTTTAGAACGGGCTTCAAGTCGCAATGAGTATCAAGAAGCTGTGCGACAGCAAAATTTAGAATCCGTTTGCGCGATCGCTGCCGAAGACTTATTACATGAGAGCCAAGTTCCAGAAGAAAAACCATCACAAGAATGGATAAACCGTTTCTTCAATAGCGCGGAAGAAATTTCTAGCGAAGAACTTCAATTTATATGGGGGAAAATTCTTGCAGGTGAAATCAAACGACCACGTTCTTTTTCATTGCGTACACTGGAAACACTCAGAAATGTTTCAAAAGAAGAGGCTGAAATTTTTCAGAATTTAAGTTCTTATATAGCTTCTACAAGAAAAGGTGGAATTCTTCCAGCACCAGGCAACTTCCACTCCAAACATGTAGATTTTCTTTTTGAAGTGGACGACGATGAAATTCGTAGTTTGGTGGATGCTGGTCTTTTTTTAGATAACCAAGCAGAGATGCACTACACAGAAATTTTTAATAAACATGGATACACGTACTTAAAGTTCGGAGAAATAGCTTTGATTATAGTCTCTTCAGGTGGAGGAGGTGTGGTGTTAAAATCTAAATCGAAATACTACTTCTTAACAAAAGCAGGTTCTGAACTTTTAAGACTTATCTCTGACTCAGTTGCACTCCATACTACCTATATAAAGTACGTCATCGCAAACGACCTTTATTCGGAGAGTATAATAGCAGGCTGTTCGGAAGGTTCTTTAAGCTTTTTCCTAGCCCCTGTAGATAACAAAACAGGTCTACCAAATCTGAACGAAAAAACTCCTTTTGATATATCACGTCCATATGAGGAGGAGAAATAA